A region from the Variovorax paradoxus genome encodes:
- the crcB gene encoding fluoride efflux transporter CrcB, translating into MLIPILAICMGASVGALARWGLALWFGAGGLMPWGTLAANLIGGYLIGMAIAFFHLLPDLDPAWRLALVTGFLGGLTTFSSFSAEVMTMLLEGRPGVALLTATAHLGGSLFLTWLGIRSVQALAG; encoded by the coding sequence ATGCTGATTCCGATTCTTGCCATCTGCATGGGGGCCTCCGTGGGCGCGCTGGCGCGCTGGGGCCTCGCGCTCTGGTTCGGCGCGGGCGGGCTCATGCCCTGGGGCACGCTGGCCGCCAACCTGATCGGGGGCTACCTCATCGGCATGGCCATTGCCTTTTTCCATCTGCTGCCCGACCTCGATCCGGCCTGGCGGCTCGCACTGGTCACGGGCTTTCTCGGCGGCCTCACAACCTTCTCGAGCTTCTCGGCCGAAGTCATGACCATGCTTCTCGAAGGCCGGCCGGGCGTGGCCTTGCTCACGGCAACGGCCCACCTCGGCGGATCGCTGTTCCTGACCTGGCTGGGCATACGCAGCGTGCAGGCCCTGGCCGGCTGA